One genomic window of Actinoplanes lobatus includes the following:
- a CDS encoding glycosyltransferase family 4 protein: MIHTLFAVLPASIDDPAAPSGGNRYDREVLRRLTLPGGPSPASGDQTPSAVREKLVPGDWPRPAPAAREALARILADIPDGAVVLLDGLIVCGVPDLLEPHATRLRPVILVHLPLCDETGLTPEAAADLRARERRALHLAAAVIATSTPAARRVEELHDLTGVHAVPPGVDPAPPAVPSPTGHRLLMVASLTPRKGYPLLLQALQTLTGLPWTCTIAGAGRILGEIPTPATLTLTTPSGLGATLDANGDPLPRRTEARTPDSAGQLGDEAGQFDDGPGRLGDEAGRLGDGAAGRAAEGSWRVSRPERDGPVPDQGSVRFTGPLTGAALDAVYADADLFVLPSRAETYGMVVTEALARGLPVLATDVGGVPEALGEAGGGRPGRLIPPGDRDALAGALREWLTDPGLRARWRDRARARRETLTGWDETAKRIREVLDGLP, translated from the coding sequence GTGATCCACACGCTGTTCGCGGTGCTGCCGGCGTCGATCGACGACCCGGCGGCACCGTCCGGCGGCAACCGCTACGACCGCGAGGTGCTGCGCCGCCTCACCCTCCCCGGTGGTCCCTCCCCCGCCTCCGGCGATCAAACCCCTTCAGCGGTACGGGAGAAGCTCGTCCCCGGCGACTGGCCCCGTCCCGCGCCGGCCGCCCGCGAGGCACTGGCCCGGATCCTCGCCGACATCCCCGACGGCGCCGTCGTCCTGCTCGACGGCCTGATCGTCTGCGGTGTCCCGGACCTGCTCGAACCGCACGCCACCCGGCTGCGCCCGGTGATCCTCGTGCACCTGCCGCTCTGCGACGAGACCGGCCTCACCCCCGAGGCCGCCGCCGACCTGCGCGCCCGGGAACGCCGCGCCCTGCACCTGGCCGCCGCCGTCATCGCCACCAGCACCCCGGCCGCCCGCCGCGTCGAGGAACTCCACGACCTGACCGGCGTCCACGCCGTCCCACCCGGCGTCGACCCCGCTCCCCCGGCCGTCCCGTCGCCCACCGGCCACCGGCTGCTCATGGTCGCCTCATTGACCCCGCGCAAGGGCTACCCCCTGCTGCTCCAGGCCCTCCAGACCCTCACCGGCCTCCCGTGGACGTGCACCATCGCCGGCGCGGGCCGCATCCTGGGCGAGATCCCCACCCCCGCCACCCTCACCCTGACCACCCCCTCCGGCCTGGGCGCCACCCTCGATGCGAACGGCGACCCGCTGCCCCGGCGCACCGAAGCGCGAACCCCGGACAGCGCCGGCCAGCTCGGCGACGAGGCCGGGCAGTTCGACGACGGTCCTGGACGGCTCGGCGACGAGGCCGGGCGGCTCGGCGACGGCGCCGCTGGCCGGGCGGCCGAGGGGAGCTGGCGGGTCAGCCGGCCGGAGCGGGACGGGCCGGTTCCGGATCAGGGCAGTGTGCGGTTCACCGGGCCGCTGACCGGGGCCGCGCTCGACGCCGTCTACGCGGACGCCGACCTGTTCGTGCTGCCGTCGCGCGCGGAGACGTACGGGATGGTGGTGACCGAAGCGCTCGCCCGCGGCCTGCCGGTGCTGGCGACGGACGTCGGCGGAGTCCCGGAGGCTCTCGGCGAAGCAGGCGGCGGCCGCCCCGGCAGGCTGATCCCGCCCGGCGACCGCGACGCCCTCGCCGGCGCCCTGCGCGAGTGGCTCACCGACCCCGGGCTGCGAGCCCGCTGGCGCGACCGGGCCCGCGCCCGCCGCGAGACCCTGACCGGCTGGGACGAGACCGCGAAGCGCATCCGCGAGGTGCTCGATGGCCTCCCCTGA
- a CDS encoding 6-pyruvoyl trahydropterin synthase family protein, with amino-acid sequence MFSVTVRDHIMIAHSFTGEVFGPAQRLHGATFVVDATFRRPDLDDDNIVVDIGKASEQLHTVCHGLSYRNLDDDPEFTGVNTSTEFLAKIIADRLAVRIHAGEFGRGASGLTGISITLHESHIAWATYERTLR; translated from the coding sequence TTGTTCAGCGTCACCGTCCGCGACCACATCATGATCGCGCACAGCTTCACCGGCGAGGTCTTCGGCCCGGCGCAGCGCCTGCACGGCGCCACCTTCGTCGTCGACGCCACCTTCCGCCGTCCCGACCTGGACGACGACAACATCGTCGTGGACATCGGCAAGGCGAGCGAACAGCTGCACACCGTCTGCCACGGGCTCAGCTACCGCAACCTCGACGACGATCCCGAGTTCACCGGCGTCAACACGTCCACCGAATTCCTCGCCAAGATCATCGCTGACCGGCTGGCGGTCCGCATCCACGCCGGCGAATTCGGCCGCGGCGCGTCCGGCCTCACCGGCATCTCGATCACCCTGCACGAGTCGCACATCGCCTGGGCGACCTACGAGCGCACCCTGCGGTGA
- a CDS encoding zinc-dependent alcohol dehydrogenase: MRLLTARAFWMTSPGIGEIRTERVPDPGPDEVLVRTLHSGVSRGTETLVFQGRVPESQWPSMRAPFQSGDFPAPVKYGYLNVGLVEAGVPELIGKTVFCLFPHQTRYVVPATAVTVVPDGVPAARAVLTGTVETAVNAVWDAAPQIGDRISVVGGGMVGLSVAAVLAGMPGTDVELVDVQNREKEANKLNVGFALPAEARKERDIVIHASATEQGLTTALELLAAEGTVVELSWYGDRRIAVPLGEFFHSRRLTIRSSQVGGIAPARRRSYAQRLALALDLLKDPRFDALISGRSGFDDLPEVMPRIADGSLPALCHVIDHPAN, from the coding sequence ATGAGGCTCTTGACGGCTCGCGCGTTCTGGATGACTTCCCCGGGGATCGGGGAGATACGCACCGAACGGGTGCCCGATCCCGGCCCGGATGAGGTGCTCGTCCGGACTCTGCACTCCGGGGTGAGCCGGGGCACCGAGACGCTGGTGTTCCAGGGGCGGGTCCCGGAGAGCCAGTGGCCCTCGATGCGCGCCCCCTTCCAGAGTGGCGACTTCCCGGCCCCGGTCAAGTACGGCTACCTGAACGTGGGACTCGTCGAGGCCGGCGTCCCGGAGCTGATCGGGAAGACGGTGTTCTGCCTTTTCCCCCACCAGACCCGGTACGTGGTCCCGGCGACCGCGGTGACCGTGGTGCCGGACGGGGTGCCCGCGGCACGGGCCGTCCTGACCGGGACGGTGGAGACGGCGGTGAACGCGGTGTGGGACGCCGCCCCGCAGATCGGTGACCGGATCTCGGTGGTGGGCGGCGGAATGGTCGGCCTGTCGGTGGCCGCGGTGCTGGCCGGGATGCCGGGCACGGATGTCGAGCTGGTCGACGTACAAAATCGCGAAAAAGAAGCTAACAAGCTGAATGTCGGTTTCGCACTGCCGGCCGAGGCGCGGAAAGAACGCGACATCGTCATCCACGCCAGCGCCACCGAACAGGGCCTCACCACCGCCCTCGAACTACTGGCCGCCGAGGGCACGGTCGTCGAACTCTCCTGGTACGGCGACCGCCGCATCGCCGTACCCCTGGGTGAGTTCTTCCACTCCCGTCGCCTGACCATCCGCAGCAGCCAGGTCGGCGGCATCGCCCCGGCCCGCCGCCGCTCCTACGCGCAGCGTCTCGCCCTTGCCCTCGACCTGCTGAAAGACCCGCGCTTCGACGCCCTGATCAGCGGCCGCAGCGGTTTCGACGACCTGCCCGAGGTGATGCCACGGATCGCCGACGGCTCACTGCCCGCGCTCTGTCACGTCATCGACCATCCGGCGAATTGA
- a CDS encoding CDP-alcohol phosphatidyltransferase family protein, with translation MVTISTTLRPLAGFAAQILLLAVLAATVGLTGWGWLAGLLYGLLLCGLLAAGLRRAGMTSLGWANAVTFGRAILAGGVTAMAAGSGAPAWLLATVAGVALAMDGLDGQIARRTGTTTGLGARFDMEVDSALALVLSVYVAVGQHWLALVIGLARYLFGAASWALPWLNAPLPPRFSRKVVAAEQGVVLVAVASGVLPPVLAVAALAVSVASLAWSFGTDVFWLYRASRVREQARSRWSGTREHALARS, from the coding sequence ATGGTGACGATCAGTACGACACTGCGGCCTCTGGCCGGGTTTGCCGCGCAGATCCTCCTGCTCGCCGTACTCGCCGCCACCGTCGGCCTCACCGGGTGGGGATGGCTCGCCGGGCTGCTGTACGGCCTCCTGCTCTGCGGCCTGCTCGCGGCCGGCCTGCGCCGCGCCGGAATGACCAGTCTCGGATGGGCGAACGCGGTCACGTTCGGTCGCGCGATCCTGGCTGGCGGGGTCACCGCGATGGCCGCCGGCTCGGGCGCCCCGGCCTGGCTGCTGGCGACCGTCGCCGGGGTGGCCCTCGCGATGGACGGGCTGGACGGGCAGATCGCCCGGCGGACCGGCACCACCACCGGACTGGGCGCCCGCTTCGACATGGAGGTCGACTCGGCGCTGGCCCTGGTCCTGAGCGTGTACGTGGCCGTCGGCCAGCACTGGCTCGCCCTGGTCATCGGTCTGGCCCGCTACCTGTTCGGCGCCGCGTCGTGGGCGCTGCCCTGGCTGAACGCGCCCCTGCCGCCGCGATTCAGCCGCAAGGTCGTCGCCGCCGAGCAGGGCGTCGTGCTGGTGGCCGTGGCGAGCGGGGTGCTGCCGCCGGTGCTCGCGGTGGCCGCCCTGGCGGTGTCGGTGGCGTCGCTGGCCTGGTCGTTCGGCACCGACGTGTTCTGGCTGTACCGGGCGTCCCGGGTCCGGGAGCAGGCCCGCAGCCGCTGGTCCGGAACGCGGGAGCACGCCCTCGCCCGCAGTTGA